The nucleotide sequence TTGTTGAAAATGATCTTAAACAATGTGTGTGTCCTTGGTATCTAAATTTTTATCATCCTTGATAACAAGGCAATAACAAGAAATGTTTATGGTTTAGATTGGAACTTAATAACCAATTGTTTGTGTATTTGTAGCAATCTGGATTGGTAGCTTTGTCTGATGTCACCATCACCAGAGTTGTTAGTaagtatataaatacatatattaaaCCAGCCTCCCGCTGCAGAGTTTTCTCGCTGTGCtgatgacccattggtgaccttgggCTGTTTCGGCTCTTTGGTTGATGCCTTACTCCTTTAAATCTTTCATACTTGCATGAAGGTTTCAAACTTCTTGCATTGAAATTGTAAAGGCTGCCAAAAAAAGCCTCATTGCAACCTTTTTTTGGTTGTTGGTTCCATCATGTTAATGACATCACAAATTGCCAAGGCCACCAATGTATACTTTTGTTAGAGCTTTTACTTGTGTGAAAAGACTTACATAACAAGATAAAATATATAGGACTTGCATTTAAGAGATGTTCATCTTGTAATACCAACCCTTTTATGAAAAATTagtgtttcaattttttttttaacaaaattggaTTTTACAATCATACAACTATTTCAGATCCCTGTAACTTTACAAGAGATGGCACCCTGCCTTGTTTTACCGGAGAAATCTGTTACAGTATCAACAAGACATGTGATGGACAGAAATTCTGTAGTGACTGGGCTGATGAACAAAATTGTAAGTGTTTATTCACAGTCCATTTCATAAAGAGTATAGAAAATTTTGGCATGCATATATTTTTGTGATTATTGAACAATGAATAAAAATGTGTGATTGATTATTGCGATTGTTGAACAATGAATAAAAATGTAAGTGTTTATTGACAGTCCATTTGATAAAGAGTACTGAAGATTCAAAAATTTTGGCatcctttattttttttggtgattGTTGAACAGTGATTTAAATATGTGAttaattattgtgtttttttatcaATGAATAGAAATGTGTgattaattattgcaatatcAAGAAATGGATCATACAAAACATGCAATCATAATTTTTAATGCAAGTTTTCATTTTTgggaaaaatatcaatttatatatgaataaaaacatcacaaaattctcAAGCAAAAATTGTTTTTGTTGGGAAGGGTTTGATTTTGAGAGTGTTCTATATTTTATCtttgaaataatacaaataaCATTATCATTTAAAGGTCCAGTTGAGGATCCTCGTTACAACAATAGAACTGAGGGAATGATACACAGAGTTAGCAGAGTTCTTAGATTTTATGAAGACAGCGCATGGGCTTGGAAAGAGTACTTTACAAAGTAAGATTACACTAGGTCACAAAAATTACATATACTGGTAATATGTAAAGAAATTGAGTAAATAAAAATCCATTTTAAACagcttttttttaatgattaatagTGTGATTTGAGGGTTTTTCTTCACCAAAACAAGGACCATTTCCTTTTATGTTAAATATGTTATTTGGGAACATCAAGGCAACACAAATATTCCTGGGTAGACTCTTGCAAACGGTCATGCATAACATATAGACATATAAGTTTCAACGCATTGGTTAATTCTCAAATATAACCAGCAAAGAAGAAATCAGGGAAATattatttaagataaatatttaaataaagtattcCATTCTTGATCCTTTTGTTTCTGTGGATCACTTTAATcacaataaatgaaaatgtaaataatccTTACTTATTAAtaatttgccatgtgattatagactttccgaattgattttcctctgagttcagtatttttgtgattttactttttcctaaaGCAAATAAGTATATTAAAaacatagagattaatacatggccttttctaTATTGGCAGGGGTATCAGTCTTGAGATGTATAGTCACAAAAACATATAGAAAAGGCCGTGTATTAATATCTTTATCCGACAATTGTTTTATGTatggcaaataaacaaataaaattactaaaacagtcaaaaactgtataaaaaagttaaattatgaatccaAAAAATACACTAAGTATCCAACAATAGCATCACTACCTCAATATTTATTTATGGTATCATTTCCTATaaaggcattttgaaacattgaaaatttggaagttTATAAGTACGCCATGTTTGTTGTACTTTAAATTGATTCATAATTATCCAttgcatttgttagcaagtactaaactatcaTCATTACAAAAATCTAAATTATTGGATTTAGCCAAGTTAACATCAAGTTTTTCAATAACAGCTTGTTCTGTACAAACAGAATTACCACTGGatccaatacaccttatcgctatttgaaCGTCTTACATGTAACTGGACATCAAAAAGTTCCAGTAAATTTTGATGTCATCATAAAAATACATCTGAcatcacaatggaaaagtaaacataCGATACCGGAAATACcagaagtaacttgcacgagaggcactattatgggttttgtgcacgagatgccccttatatgggttatcagcctgatgggaaattatggcttgtgtacttccgttCATTATACATATgtaaaagctatcatatcaatgctaagtatatgataaatgccAATATAACCCTTTTAACATTGACATTCTTTATGATAAGTTCCTGGCTCTTAACATATGTGTAATGTATTTTCCAGACCAGACAGGAAAGTGCAGTTCAGGGTCCACCCTCCAAAATACCCTCTAACCTGGATGATAAATGGTATTGCTGTTAGTAGGAGCTTAGGACTGGGAGTTATGAGCAAACCTATAAGGGTAAGTATTGAAATAAACCATTGCATAATTTGGAATTTTTGGATAAAGCAGACACTGGTTTGACAATGAGCTTCTTATTTAGATGTAACAATTtgcaaatataattttttaaatagcCAAATAACTTAATGGTTAGGAAAAGGTGTTAActaatatttcaatataacaCTTATTTCTGATTTCTTCAATTTAATTTTCAGTATGATGCCACTAGATTTATGTACATGATAGTAGAAGCCCCAGATATTGTGGTCCGTGGTGAGCATGTTGGTGTAAGGGTAACAGTATTCAACTACTGGCCTGGTGataatttcattgaaattttaGTGACAATGAAAGGATCTCCACACTACGATTCATTGCTTGTTGGTGATGAAGGATATGTTGATTCCAGAAATCCACTGCGGCACCCTGGAGATCATCAGACTATCGTATTTGTAAGTTACttataaaaattacaatatgTAAGAATAAAGAAgctatgatatgattgccaatgagaaaactatccaccagaaacCTAATGACTAGATGTTAGCAATACATCATCTTTTAAATTACTACAAATTGATTTGTATTAGAACTTTGTAAATTTGTGACATAAGAGTTATTCCCTTTTCTATGAGGATGAGTTTGAATTGAAGAATATTTGAGGTTTTCTTCAGTGAAACAACAACACAATTACACAAATGTCTAAATAACATCTAGAGAGCAACATTAAGACACATCAGACATCCACAAGGTTTCTGGCTAGGGACAATTTATGAATGACGCTGCTTTGCTGCAAAAAATATCCATTAATCAATGATCAACAGTTCTTGTGTGTcagtaaaatataatattaatgaatatgaatatgaaattttaacttttgttttacttttagtcaaattcaCAGATAAAGctggaattattttttatatgatagAGTAGAATTGATCTTTGCCAAACAAATGGCTAAAATGTTAAGGGTTTTGGTGGTAATTGATCTTGATAAAAACTTACAAGACAATTTGAGATCAAActaattaatattctttttttttagttggaACCTGGAACTTCAAAGGATATTTTTATGCCAATTATGCCAAACATTGTGATGGGCAGCTTCAACATCTCTTTAGAATGCTGGTCATTTATGGATAGAGATTTCTTCCATAAGACTATTTATGTTAAGGTAAGTACTGTAAAAGTTtattcatgttttaaaaaaataagtttattcatgtaaaaaaaaagtaagtttattcatgttaaaaaaagtaattttattaaaaagGTAAGTTTATTCAGGTTAAAAAAGTGTGTTTATTCATGTTAAAAAAGTAAGTTTATTCAGGTTAAAAAAGTAAAGTTTATTCATGTTAAAATAAGTAGGTTTATTCATGTGAAAAAAGTaagtttattcatttaaaaaatgtaagtttaatcatgttaaaaaaagtaagtttattcatgataaaaaaaaagtaagtttattcaagttcaaaaaaagtttgaaacaaattaatttgataacatttttttggataaattttGTGATACATTAGCCATTTAGGATAGCAGCTGAGTATAAGCCATACTTACTACATTACAAGAGGAAAGCTTGCATTGTTAACATCTCCTTCTAAAAGTCATTGTGTTCATAAATCTTCAATTTATGTACTATTGAAATCTAATAGAATTAAAAAATGAAAGCATGAATCAGATTATTTTAGTTGCTTAGTATGTCTTATATGTTGGTAAATAAACTGTACTTGTCACTCAAGgaattaataatataataagtcaaatatgttttattaaaaattttaatatgatttttttacagGCTGACGGTGTAGAGAATTATTATCACACCCCATATTTGATTGATTTGATTAGATACAGTTCTATCAAAATCCCAGAATTGAAAGTAAATGTTTCTGACAAGTTTATAGAACCTGAAGTTAGAGAACATTTGTATGTTCCTGGGTCAGAGAAAGCTGTACTGACATGCTTTGGTAAGTTTACCACATTGTGTAGTATAAAATACAGCATTTTTAGAAATGTGAATTAGATTAAATCAGAAGTgaaatttttttcaacatggaACAATTTTGATTATTGCTTGAATAGACAGAAATACTGCGTCAAGGTTGATAAGACGATAAATgtaaaagtaagaagatgtggtatgattgccaaagagacaactctcccaTCAGCACTATGAAGaacacaaattaacaaaaataataatgatgGATGGCTGTTTTACATAACGtggcaaattaaatgcatattcagatAGAGAACATTTTTATGCTATATTGATATGAACATTGCATTGTACTTGATTTTGAACATTAAGACACACACTTTAttcaaacaatatttaaaatcttttgttcatgcaaataattgttttttcgGTTAAAATTGcctattattattttgaattctTTGTTATGCAGGTGATGTTGTAACCCCAGGTTTTTTCACCCAGTTCCCTACAGCAGAAGACATCATGCGCAGGCCATATGGTGGTGGTGAAATGAACATGTTTAACTTTGCATACAATCTTATAACTCtcaagtttaagaaaaataaccaGCAGCTACCAAATGACATCTTGAGAAGGACACTTGGATATATGAATATTGGTAAGACCATTAAACTAGTGTTGCACCATGCAATAAGACAATTATTATAAAGTGACGTCATAGTGTTTTATCAATAAATGCCGTCCAAAAACTGAATAAATTTGTTCAGTTTGTGGCAAaaagttaaaacttttaaaaagaatTATATATGGTGAAATTCAAAGATGCAATGATGGaattgtaattaaaaaaactgtgccaaaaaacacaaaaaaacacacCATTATAAATAGTGATAATAATTAACGTGGTTGCAATCAATTCTCTAACAAATTATGACAAAGTAAGTGACTTATGCAACAACTGAtttaaattagaaatattttGGTAAAGAAAATCACACCAAAAATTTAAGGATAGGATCTGAGTGAGGGATGAACAGGAAACCTGAAATTTACCTATTTTGTTCGACTGTACTTTTATTTTACTACAGTAAACACTCTACTGGAACACTTAACTTATGATTTGTTTTTGTGACAAGAGCTTCTAAAGCCAGTATTTAAATTTAAAGGCTTGTTTAACATATGAtgattgtaaaatttgttttgttttagccCTACAGAGACAGCTGAGTTACATGAATGACGATGGATCATTTAGTATGTTTAGGGATGATGAGGCTCCTAGCATATGGTAGGTTTAGTCTGTTTGAACAACATTAACATGTAATGAATTAAGGATGATAGTTtgtatgaaaatgaaatttaaaaaaatggggaTTGATAGTTCAgagtgttccaactatatgtccccattcaaatgctttgatcggcaaaaaaaggggggttccaaccaccggaaccccccctggatccaccaatgATAATGATTTAATTCTGAAATTACAGCCTgatttttatttagtataaaaCATTGTCTTTAAAATCTGTTTGAAATACTTTAAAAAGAGGTGTATAAAATTGGTCAACATTCTTTTATGGCATTATTCTTGGAAAATGCAAATTTTGGATGAATgcatatttcatataatttattgGCTAACAAATTTTCTACATAGTATCAGAATCTTGAAATTCtacaatatttgatatatatcTGTTTACAGGTTGACTGCATTTGTTGCCAAAACGTTTCAGGAAGCTCGATTTGGAGAGTGGGAGAAAGACATGTTTATCCCTATTGAGTTATTGAACAAGATAGCTTTGTATCTCTGTAGTCAACAGAACAATGTCACTGGGGAATTTATGGAAAGCAAAGCTCCTATTTATGACAGAACTTATGTAAGTTGTATAATTCATCGTCTCCTACCACACTTTGAGGGAGGGACGAAATGTTGGAAACTTTTCATCTGTCTTCTGAAAGTGGcattacagataaaaaaaactaatcaaCTAGGTAACAGTGACATTCTGCTGCTGCATAGCAATCATTTTTAGCATTTCTCATAAGATACTgtataaaaattcaaagttagTGATGAAATAAGGTCTGTGAACTTGCATTTTAAAAGTTAAGAATTTTGTCTCTGGATTTTTTACATGTCTGGTAATTATTGAATCCTATAGAATATGGAGAAACTGAACttaatagaaataattttaaCAACAAACAATACAGATGCTTTGTTTAAGACtcatatttagaaaaatatacataatatgagAGTTGAATGTAAAAACACAGTGCATTTATTCAAAACTATATAAGAAATAATAATGGGAGTAACAAACTATATGTTTTGAGATGTCTGTTtgataaatgtatgattttacttactatagattttgttttattatagggACATCTTAAAGAGATGCAAACCCAACAGTTGATGGGACATCCAGTACCCTTAACATCTTATGTTCTTATTGCACTTTATAAATTGAAGGATGCTTCAGGGGTAAGTCTTAGTTATTAAGTATGCTCCAGATTTAGTTTTTATTCACTCCTCAATAAATGAGGTACTGCTTCAGGGGTAAGTCTTAGTTATTAAGTATGCTCCAGATTAGTTTTTATTCACTCCTCAATAAATGACGTACTATGATATACTGCAGTTGTTTTTTCATCCACAGTTTTTCTTCCAACACAGTAACTCCCAGTTTCATAGCTTtgaccaaatttcaataaaattgaacatAATCTAACATGAAACATAAATTTCAGTCTGTATTGCTCATTTTGAGATCAATAGAATTAAGTCAACCTGTAAAAAGATATATGTGAAATATCGTAACAATTAAAAATACTGATACTGATTGAAAAAATATTGAGTAAGAATTGTGATTGAATCAAAACACTGTATCACATAATTGTTGACATATAAAAAAGGTCAAATTAGCTTCAATATATCAGAAACAGAATATGTTTGGTTTAACCAATAGTAATTTAACATATTGAATATGATTTTAATTTAGGATGCCCAGAGTTGTATAACAAAGGCAGCACAAAGAGCATCAGAGTATTTGTCCAAGAGAGCGACAGAAATTGGTGAATCCCAGGAAGTATTTCATATGGCAATATCAGCTTATGCACTGTCTCTGAGTCAACAAAACAGTCAGACGTTATATAATAAACTGATGGATCAAAAGCGATCAGGTAAATACATATACAGTAGgaatgacattatttttgttaacattattaCTGATTAGTTActtgtaacctaccgaattagactatttaccggatttgttatcacataagcaacacgacgggtggagcaggatctgcttacccttccagagcacctgagatcacccctagtttttggtggggttcatgttgtttattctttagttttctatgttgtgtcatgtgtactattgtttgtctttcatttttagccatggcgttgtcagttaattttcgatttatgagtttaactgtggTATCTTTCATCTCTCTTTTGTACAGTATAGGGTTAGAattctttttatgaaaattgatttcTGATTGGTTACTTTACTTGTAAATTAGgaattattttttgtaacatGATTCCTGATTAATTACTTTGtaaaaatgaggagatgtggtatgattgccatatgagacaactatctacaaaagttcaaatgaagtggaagtaagcaactataggtaacgattcagccttcaacaatgagaaaaacccatactatATAGTTAACCGTAAAAAGCTCAACATGAAAAGTCTTTTCTTGAGCAGTACAGCtgaattttttttgtgtaataaaatttCTGATTTGTAAATTATCAGCAAAAGAAACATCAATATGCCCCAAGAACAACATGATTAAACTATTATTATTATGGAAATTGAAAATGATGAAAGAGAATTTTGTCAAATCCATAATAATCATCACACAAATGTATTTTCAGGTAAAGAAACCTATTTTGCTGACGATGTAGTCCGTGACAATCCATCCACCTTTATAAACACAGTCCGATACCTTCTACCCAGACTGCCTCTGGTTAATGATGGATATGCTGTTCAGAGTACTGCCTATGCTTTGTTGGCTTACAtgaatcatgaaaaaaatcaacagtCCAGTAACACTAAGCAGGAACGTGACTCCATGATGAGGTGGCTTCAGTTTATGAGGAATTATTTTGGTGCTTTTGCATCCACTCAGGACACACTGGTTGCTATGGAAGCACTGAGTGAATTCACCAGGATTGATCCAAACAGAAATGTATTCAACATGCAAATACAGCTGCAGTCGTCTGCTACTCATGGCTGGATGAAATACCTGTATCTACTGAAGGATAATTATACCAATACACAACAGGCATCGGTAagatatacacattttatatcccaatgtttaaaagatttaattttgGCTTATTTATGGTACCACtatgttaaaataatttgattaaatacacattttatatgctaatgttaaaaaaatcaaaatttaggcTTCACTTATTGgtaaacaaatatacaaatttaggctttatttttgttttcgatTATTTTGCAATATGAGTGTATGTAAAACATTTTACCAATACATCAAAAAGAACATTTCTACAGCCATGATACTTTAATAATGATGATAATTTTTTGCTATTGGTCTTTTCCATGTGATATAAGTTGATGTTTGATTAAATTCTGATTTTACCACAATTTTGCATTTTCCAGATTCCTAATGTATATGGTCAAGCCTCAGTCACTGCTTTAGGTATTGGGAGAGCTATGTTGCAggtttgttgatatatatttcatttttttgaattttttccacAAATGAATATCAGAGCTCAAAAAATGTCTATTGAAacttgataatataaaaaagaagatgtggtatgattgccaatgagacaactatccacaaaagaccaaaatgacacagacattaacaactataggtcaccgtacggccttcaacaatgagcaaagctcataccgcatagtcagctataaaaggccccgataagacaatgtaaaacaattcaaacgagaaaactaacggccttatttatgtaaaaaaatgaaggaaaaacaaatatgtaacaaacaaattttgttgtatcAAATAACGTAAAAAGTGCAAGGAAGTATCTCATTCTTCATATTTTCTCTATGTTTTGGATCAACATCATTGACACCGTCTTGACACGACCTTTGTCAGAAGTGAAATTACACAATTATTTCATGTGAAATTATTAGTTTTTACTTGACTTGGAAATCACAGTATCTCAATGCAACCAATATGATAAGTTTTACTTATTGTCTGACTGACAgcaaaaaagtttttaattcacatttttaaattattttgtttagcTGACAACAACAGTAAATGTAGAATGGGAAGAGAAAGTTCGGGAAACAGTTGACTTTCAAACATTCTACGATCTCTATCTGGATGATGAACCCAAATTTAGTGGCAGGAATAATTCTATCTTGACTCTTCATCCTTGTGTCAGGTATGCTACCTTTTGTTAGAGCAAAGAGAGAGAGGTCCAATAAAACATGTAACACAAATGCTAAAACTATAAGGTGAAAAGACTAGTGAAACTAAAAACACAGTTGTATTCtaatcaattttattatatttgatataacttaaactaaataaaatatgCTTTTCAGTTGTGGTAGTTATCCCTTTATTTTCCAGAATGATGTACGTAGCTCCATTTGCAATAGTGCTTCTCCTTCCTATGTTTTTCTCTAtggattcatttgtttttgttggtatagaaaaaataaattttaaagaaagattatattttctgtataatttttgtcatgtttttgataataaaaaaaaattgccaataGATGACATTTTAATTGTCTGTTATAGTTGGGTGTATCAAACCAGAAGTAAACAAGCTGGACTAAGTGTGTTAGAGATAGACGTACCCTCTGGTTATGTTGTGATGAATCATACCCTGAGGAATATAGTACGACAAGGAGTACCTGCTAATCTGAAGAGAGCAGAGTACTATGCCAGGAAAGTCGTCCTGTATTTTAGTTATGTAagtatttgaaaaagaaaaaaatgtttagcaGTATATTGAATTGAAGTTCATGTCTTCAGACCATTTGGAATATTGAATCGATTAATAGGTTTAACTTTTATAGGATATTCAGTAAAATAGGGTCTGATTTCAAAAACTAATTTTGATAAATAGGTAATAGGCTGAGGTAAAGAAAGAAGAAGAGCTTATTGAAATTTATGCAATTGGATTCCtgacatattttcaaatttaaatttagttttaatcgggtcaattaaaatatattgaatgTTAGTTCAGGTGAATTAATCAGTTAAATTTGACGGAAATTGAAAAGTATAGAATATTTAATTCTTTATTGGAAAAAAAGAGAGAAGAAAACATTGGGGCAGGGGGGCAATTGGAAaatcataagtaaaaaaaataacctaatggccaaaaataaaaaagattaagaGGCAAAGAACGATAAcgaacaaaacatgttaaacattaaaTGGATTGTTCCTAAAActgaaaaataagtaaaaaagttGCACTAGGCAtgagtgaatatatatatatatatgaatttgttGAGAAAATCAGCATGCA is from Mytilus galloprovincialis chromosome 6, xbMytGall1.hap1.1, whole genome shotgun sequence and encodes:
- the LOC143079953 gene encoding CD109 antigen-like, which produces MLVYLLLLSVLVQTGWTQTRDTVITNTDGYKMDRAPTFLVVAPKRIRPSMVIQVFVTILRLEYQQVNVKISVVEGKVMYAGSELMFDRPGSRIMQMRMPGNAQEGNYILRVEGSEYGSNSGNIFFNETRLEFSPKQASLLIQLSKPIYRQSQTVHFRVVPILPNLMPKYGSMTIYVHDPTGFPVRRWLAVQTNAGGLVSQSFELSDQPNYGNWSIVVDAFGTRYNQYFLVEEYWDPRFDVNVTVKPYIMDNQRTIGGIVNANFTTGRPTEGNGTVVVSVYPPSSLCYQNPTVYYNKSEITPVMLRQVYPYVKGPIFFEFDMEQIRQEVRRFYPQCVTLEDFELQFNVSIYDWFFMMTEEGYASTVIFSSRIRLQWVGDIVRTFKPDSTLSIQVAAMHFDGSAVNPAKPIHFIVNPISGSTGSVATPAPVTPTNGIAEINLAITDNTITGLDIYARYNNDLNTEIQMKATRYYSPSNSYITVSTSTKNPSANEYMIFHVRTTNYIPRIYYQVIAQGNIIIGEELEMISRRKSFAIALSREMVPTARLVVYYVSGQPEEIVMDSISFYVSGLRANPVKAEVNLGKDFTRDSVEIRGESDPGSYMAFSAMPLDIYSRGINDGLTEYRLIDELNSYDGDNRRAWQHLWRLSETEFEYKFFTSTGHGIDTTTTLSQSGLVALSDVTITRVVNPCNFTRDGTLPCFTGEICYSINKTCDGQKFCSDWADEQNCPVEDPRYNNRTEGMIHRVSRVLRFYEDSAWAWKEYFTKPDRKVQFRVHPPKYPLTWMINGIAVSRSLGLGVMSKPIRYDATRFMYMIVEAPDIVVRGEHVGVRVTVFNYWPGDNFIEILVTMKGSPHYDSLLVGDEGYVDSRNPLRHPGDHQTIVFLEPGTSKDIFMPIMPNIVMGSFNISLECWSFMDRDFFHKTIYVKADGVENYYHTPYLIDLIRYSSIKIPELKVNVSDKFIEPEVREHLYVPGSEKAVLTCFGDVVTPGFFTQFPTAEDIMRRPYGGGEMNMFNFAYNLITLKFKKNNQQLPNDILRRTLGYMNIALQRQLSYMNDDGSFSMFRDDEAPSIWLTAFVAKTFQEARFGEWEKDMFIPIELLNKIALYLCSQQNNVTGEFMESKAPIYDRTYGHLKEMQTQQLMGHPVPLTSYVLIALYKLKDASGDAQSCITKAAQRASEYLSKRATEIGESQEVFHMAISAYALSLSQQNSQTLYNKLMDQKRSGKETYFADDVVRDNPSTFINTVRYLLPRLPLVNDGYAVQSTAYALLAYMNHEKNQQSSNTKQERDSMMRWLQFMRNYFGAFASTQDTLVAMEALSEFTRIDPNRNVFNMQIQLQSSATHGWMKYLYLLKDNYTNTQQASIPNVYGQASVTALGIGRAMLQLTTTVNVEWEEKVRETVDFQTFYDLYLDDEPKFSGRNNSILTLHPCVSWVYQTRSKQAGLSVLEIDVPSGYVVMNHTLRNIVRQGVPANLKRAEYYARKVVLYFSYLDNSKTCVKFDAYRWYPVANMTIQNRMRVYDYYEPGMHRTRFYTTYDLFNLNICYVCGSYQCPYCPFFNVATVIKATFTSITLFLGFIVKHYLSRVT